A single genomic interval of Coccidioides posadasii str. Silveira chromosome 1, complete sequence harbors:
- a CDS encoding uncharacterized protein (EggNog:ENOG410PU8D~COG:G,Q) codes for MGIYEKFNTGGGYFAFAIKSNYVSFGLNITVCLSIPHIMALALQGLTFLQQYAASWMHGKTKSSSRALNLGVLSTASINAAGIIHPSETHPDVNLYGIASRDASKAEAYAKKYGFKKSYGSYQALLDDPDVNMVYISLPNSLHFEWAKKALLAGKHVLCEKPFTSNAKEAKQLVKLAKEKKLVLEEAFHWQFHPAAHLFRSILESGTYGKIISTDAWMTVSPGIPEGDIRWKFDLSGGSLMDQTYALSFTRYAIHTTSPPQTILSAVCRPSTRDPRIDAAMHAHLLFTSPTTPNHTIYSRIYTDQSRSRAFFGLLPRLWELPSIEVETDTATIFFYNAIMPHLYHYISVTDKRTGKTEYLTQQSGGPVWGDRWTTGGKGGKAYWSTYRWQLEAFMDRVRGKEPPCWVSSEDSIAQMESIDAIYKAAGLPVRGISGKAG; via the exons ATGGGGATTTATGAGAAATTCAATACGGGAGGCGGCTATTTTGCCTTTGCCATCAAGTCCAATTATGTCTCGTTTGGATTGAACATAACCGTCTGTTTGTCTATTCCTCACATCATGGCTCTTGCTCTCCAAGGCCTCACATTCCTCCAGCAGTACGCCGCATCATGGATGCACGGAAAGACAAAATCGTCCTCTAGGGCTCTGAACCTCGGTGTCCTATCCACCGCTTCGATTAACGCTGCGGGAA TCATTCATCCCTCCGAGACCCATCCAGATGTAAACCTCTACGGCATTGCTTCACGCGATGCGTCGAAGGCTGAAGCCTATGCGAAGAAGTATGGCTTCAAGAAATCTTACGGTTCATACCAGGCCTTACTTGACGATCCGGACGTCAACATGGTATATATCTCGCTGCCCAATAGCTTGCATTTTGAATGGGCCAAGAAAGCCCTGCTGGCTGGAAAGCACGTCCTTTGCGAGAAGCCGTTTACCTCAAATGCAAAGGAGGCCAAGCAGCTGGTAAAGTTGgcgaaagagaagaagctggTACTGGAGGAAGCG TTCCATTGGCAATTTCACCCAGCAGCACACCTTTTCCGCTCCATCCTCGAATCTGGGACATACGGTAAAATCATCAGTACAGATGCTTGGATGACCGTCAGCCCCGGCATCCCCGAGGGCGATATCCGTTGGAAATTCGACCTTTCAG GCGGCTCCCTCATGGACCAAACCTACGCGCTCTCCTTCACCCGCTACGCCATTCACACCACCTCCCCCCCACAAACCATTCTGTCCGCCGTCTGCCGCCCCTCCACCCGCGACCCGCGCATCGACGCCGCCATGCACGCGCACCTCCTCTTCACCTCCCCCACGACCCCGAACCACACCATCTACAGCCGCATCTACACCGACCAATCTCGCAGTCGCGCCTTCTTCGGCCTGCTGCCGCGCCTCTGGGAACTGCCTTCCATCGAGGTAGAAACCGACACCGCAACGATCTTCTTCTACAACGCCATCATGCCCCATCTCTACCACTACATCTCCGTCACCGATAAGCGTACGGGAAAGACGGAATATCTGACGCAGCAGTCTGGCGGGCCCGTGTGGGGTGATAGGTGGACCACCGGTGGAAAAGGAGGGAAAGCGTATTGGAGTACGTATCGCTGGCAGCTAGAGGCCTTTATGGATAGGGTTAGGGGTAAAGAGCCGCCATGTTGGGTGAGCAGCGAGGATAGTATTGcgcagatggaaagcattgATGCGATATACAAGGCTGCAGGGCTGCCTGTTAGAGGAATAAGCGGGAAGGCTGGGTGA
- a CDS encoding uncharacterized protein (EggNog:ENOG410PSPJ) — translation MSDQVKDKTGEPIHEGDDVETRIRGGTRKGTVENIVTSQEEAREENVKNPPKVVYYDQHGHRVAHNPQTLRKGGED, via the exons ATGAGTGATCAGGTCAAAGACAAGACCGGCGAACCCATCCACGAAGGTGACGATGTCGAGACTAGGATCCGTGGAGGTACTCGCAAGGGAACA GTTGAGAATATTGTGACAAGTCAGGAAGAAGCGCGGGAAGAGAACGTTAAGAATCCGCCAAAG GTTGTTTACTACGACCAACATGGCCATCGAGTCGCGCATAACCCGCAGACGTTGCGAAAGGGGGGAGAAGACTGA